Below is a genomic region from Microbacterium sp. KUDC0406.
CAGATCATCTTCCGGGTGCCGTGGATCGACGATTCCGGCAAGCTGCAGGTGAACCGCGGCTACCGGGTGCAGTACAACTCGGCTCTCGGCCCGTACAAGGGCGGTCTGCGCTTCCACCCGTCGGTGAACATCTCGATCATCAAGTTCCTCGGCTTCGAGCAGATCTTCAAGAACGCGCTCACCGGTCAGGGCATCGGAGGCGGCAAGGGCGGGTCGAACTTCGACCCGCACGGCAAGAGCGAGGCCGAGGTGATGCGCTTCTGCCAGTCGTTCATGAACGAGCTGTTCCGCCACATCGGTGAGCACACCGACGTCCCCGCCGGTGACATCGGCGTCGGCGGCCGCGAGATCGGATACATGTTCGGCATGTACCGCAAGATCACGAACCGCTTCGAGTCGGGCATCCTCACCGGCAAGGGCATCGGCTGGGGCGGTGCACAGGTCCGCACCGAGGCGACCGGCTACGGCGCGGTGTTCTTCGTGCAGGAGATGCTCGCGGTGCACGGCGAGAACCTCGAGGGCAAGCGCGTCGCCGTCTCGGGCTCGGGCAACGTCGCGATCTACGCGATCGAGAAGGCTCAGCAGCTCGGTGCACGCGCCATCACCGCGTCGGACTCGACCGGCTACGTGCTCGACGAGGCCGGGATCGACCTGGCCCTGCTGCGCCAGATCAAGGAGGTCGAGCGCGGCCGCATCGTCGATTATGCGAACCGCCGTCCCGGTGCGGTGTTCGTCGAGGGCGGCAACGTCTGGGAGGTCCCGGTCGAGATCGCCGTCCCGTCCGCGACGCAGAACGAGCTCGACGAGGACTCCGCGCGGATGCTGGTCGCGAACGGCGTCCGCGCCGTGGCGGAGGGCGCCAACATGCCGTCGACCCCGGAGGCGGTCGGCGTCTTCCAGCAGGAGGGCGTGCTGTTCGCCCCCGGCAAGGCCGCCAACGCCGGCGGCGTCGCGACCTCCGCCCTGGAGATGAGCCAGAACGCCGCCCGTCAGCGCTGGAGCTTCGCCGACAGCGAGCAGCGCCTGCGCGACATCATGGCCGACATCCACGACGCGTCGTTCCAGGCCGCGGAGCGCTACGGCGTGCCGGGCGACTACGTGGCCGGAGCCAACATCGCCGGCTTCGAGCGCGTCGCCGATGCGATGCTCGAGCAGGGCGTCATCTGACGCATCCGTCTTCCTCTTCGCCGAGACCCCGCCTGAATGACGTCATTCAGGCGGGGTCTCGGCGATTCAGGCGGGGTCTCGCCGCGCGCGGCGGCGGATGCGGCGAATCAGACCTCGCGGTCGCCACCGTGCCGGGCGAGCGACCGGGCGTAGCGCTCGGTGAGCTGCACCATCAGATCGGGCGTGGAACGATCCACTCCGAAGACGTATCCGGGGAAGTCGAGCTCGTGCTGCGCCTCCCAGATCTCCTCGTGCCGATCGGGCGAGAGGATGCGGAGCGGGTCGCCGACCGCGACCCAGCCGATCGGCACCACCGTCTCCGGCGGCAGCGTGGTGCGCAGATGCACCACGCCGTTGATCCGCACCTCGCTGCGCTCCCGGATCACGGCGCCGTTGAAGATGCGCACGCCGGTGGCGAGGAACACCTCCTCGGCGATCGTCGCACCGGAGATGCTCGCCATCGGGCCCACGAGCACGTGGTCTGCGATGTGCACGGGGTTCGCCGCCGTGGCGCGGATCAGTGCGTTCTCCATCACGATCACGTGCTCGCCGAGGGTGATCGGGCCGCCCTCGGCGGTGATCACGGCGCCGTGCAGCACCTGACAGTTCTCGCCGATCGTGACGTCGCCCGAGATCACGGCGGAGCGTGCGACGACGGCTGTCTCATGGATGCGGGGTCGAGCCCCGAGGTGCTCATAGATCATGCCGCCAGACTAACCGGGCGCTGCCGGAACCTGCGCGACGCCGTCGCACCGGACCGCGCCGATGCGGGAGGATGAGCTATGCCCGTCGTCCCGTTCGTGCCGCTCGTCCTCGATCCGGACGGCGTCACGTACGCGCACGGCCCCGACTCGGAACCGCGGCTGGATGTGCGCCCCGGCACCGTCCGGGAGTTCGTGATCGATGACAGTCGCGCCTACCCCGGAACCGTCCGGCGCATCTGGGTGCACACCGCTGCCACACACGACCCGTCGTCGCCGGCGGCAGTGATGCTGTTCAACGACGGGTGGTGGTACCTGGATCCGGGCGGTGACGTGCGCACCGGCATCGTGCTGGACAACCTCGCCGCGCAGCACGCGATCCCTCCGATGATCGGCGTGTTCGTCGATCCCGGCGTGGTCCCGGATTCGGCGACGCCGAAGAACCGCAACGACGAGTACGACCCGGGTGACGCCCGCTACGCCGACTTCCTGCTCCACGAGGTGCTCCCGAGCGTTGCGCAGGATCTGGCGCTCGGCGGCGGCATCGGGATCTGCGGCGGCAGCTCGGGCGGAAACGCAGCCTTCACCGCCGCCTGGCACCGGCCCGACGCGATCGCGCGGGTGATCGCGTTCAATCCGAGCTTCGCGCAGATCCCCGGCGGCAACCCCTACCCCGCTCTGCTCGCCGACGGCGAGACGCGGCGGATCCGCACGTTCCTGCACGCCGCGCACCACGACATCGGATGGAACGAGCGCGAAGCGAACTGGTTCGCCGAGTCGCTCGAGACCGCGGCCGCGATGGCCCGCTCGGGGCATGACGTCCGCCTGGTCGTCGGCGACGGCGGGCACAGCCCGAACCACGGCGGCGTGCTGCTGCCCGACGC
It encodes:
- the gdhA gene encoding NADP-specific glutamate dehydrogenase — protein: MTIETTADFHPLSTAAQPVFDAVRTLNPNEPEFHQAVHEVLHSIGPVLERRSEYLDKGVLERLVEPERQIIFRVPWIDDSGKLQVNRGYRVQYNSALGPYKGGLRFHPSVNISIIKFLGFEQIFKNALTGQGIGGGKGGSNFDPHGKSEAEVMRFCQSFMNELFRHIGEHTDVPAGDIGVGGREIGYMFGMYRKITNRFESGILTGKGIGWGGAQVRTEATGYGAVFFVQEMLAVHGENLEGKRVAVSGSGNVAIYAIEKAQQLGARAITASDSTGYVLDEAGIDLALLRQIKEVERGRIVDYANRRPGAVFVEGGNVWEVPVEIAVPSATQNELDEDSARMLVANGVRAVAEGANMPSTPEAVGVFQQEGVLFAPGKAANAGGVATSALEMSQNAARQRWSFADSEQRLRDIMADIHDASFQAAERYGVPGDYVAGANIAGFERVADAMLEQGVI
- a CDS encoding gamma carbonic anhydrase family protein; translated protein: MIYEHLGARPRIHETAVVARSAVISGDVTIGENCQVLHGAVITAEGGPITLGEHVIVMENALIRATAANPVHIADHVLVGPMASISGATIAEEVFLATGVRIFNGAVIRERSEVRINGVVHLRTTLPPETVVPIGWVAVGDPLRILSPDRHEEIWEAQHELDFPGYVFGVDRSTPDLMVQLTERYARSLARHGGDREV
- a CDS encoding alpha/beta hydrolase, encoding MPVVPFVPLVLDPDGVTYAHGPDSEPRLDVRPGTVREFVIDDSRAYPGTVRRIWVHTAATHDPSSPAAVMLFNDGWWYLDPGGDVRTGIVLDNLAAQHAIPPMIGVFVDPGVVPDSATPKNRNDEYDPGDARYADFLLHEVLPSVAQDLALGGGIGICGGSSGGNAAFTAAWHRPDAIARVIAFNPSFAQIPGGNPYPALLADGETRRIRTFLHAAHHDIGWNEREANWFAESLETAAAMARSGHDVRLVVGDGGHSPNHGGVLLPDALRWLWR